A region from the Bactrocera dorsalis isolate Fly_Bdor chromosome 1, ASM2337382v1, whole genome shotgun sequence genome encodes:
- the LOC125775452 gene encoding jerky protein homolog-like has translation MPTKQRKSLQIRLNLHQKAEILRKLDEGIHGNRLALDYNVSKAAISKIKKKRHEILEAVANTHEVATKKTLHKSEYPVLEARLYKWFLSQRQRNCAMSGPILKARAKLEFAKLHTGKQFHASDGWLANFKKRFGIRHLKICGEILSSDKSGITPLIHNLRAKMDEMEISDMQLYNTDESGLFYRFLPDKTFVAANEKTAPGRKIAKDRITYMLCANADGSHKLKPLIIGKSANPRCFKGFENPLEYDNSQKSWMNSELFFRWFHHSFIKQVNLFFLSFKIFKCAKTFVRFANFLLKIIYHQGHYC, from the coding sequence atgccaacaaagcAGAGAAAATCATTGCAAATCAGAttaaatttgcatcaaaaagCTGAGATTTTAAGAAAACTCGATGAAGGTATTCATGGAAATCGATTGGCGTTGGATTATAATGTATCTAAGGCGGCCatctcaaaaataaagaaaaaacgtcATGAAATTTTGGAGGCAGTGGCAAACACACATGAAGTTGCAACCAAGAAAACTTTACATAAATCGGAATATCCCGTTCTTGAGGCAAGGTTGTATAAATGGTTCTTAAGCCAAAGACAGCGTAATTGTGCAATGAGTGGTCCAATTTTAAAGGCAAGAGCCAAGCTCGAATTTGCCAAATTGCACACAGGAAAACAATTTCATGCAAGTGATGGATGGCTTGCAAATTTCAAGAAAAGATTCGGTATTCGCCACTTAAAAATTTGTGGGGAAATCCTCTCAAGCGACAAGTCAGGAATAACACCGCTCATTCATAATTTGCGggcaaaaatggatgaaatggaAATTTCGGACATGCAGCTTTATAACACAGATGAATCTGGATTATTTTATCGTTTCCTGCCCGATAAAACATTTGTCGCGGCAAACGAAAAGACGGCACCTGGCCGAAAAATAGCAAAGGATAGAATCACATATATGTTGTGTGCGAACGCAGATGGTTCGCATAAGTTGAAACCATTGATAATTGGTAAATCCGCAAACCCCCGTTGCTTCAAGGGGTTTGAAAACCCATTGGAATATGATAACTCGCAAAAGTCTTGGATGAATTCAGAGCTATTCTTCCGCTGGTTCCATCATTCCTTTATTAAgcaggtaaatttattttttctatcctttaaaatttttaagtgtgCTAAAACATTTGTCAGGTTCGCAAATTTTCTGCTGAAAATAATTTACCACCAAGGGCACTATTGCTGA
- the LOC125775422 gene encoding uncharacterized protein LOC125775422: MFQIEKQEFDKSDVKVTSPRKRHADLESYLKKSVELVYCCSIEEVLKYLKLPLDSSAWRLFIDSSKHSLKAVLLHNGNQHPSIPVAYSTKKEETYANISSLLNKIEYYKYKWEVCADFKMIAILTGMQTGYTKYMCFLCKWDSRATSSHYHIKYFEEHKVILPPLHIKLGVVKNFIKSLNTQGYAFKRIQTIFPRLSAAKLKEGMLVGPDIRKLLQDEEFYGHLSDMQKTAFDFMQLVISEFLGNSKAQNYAENIESMLIGFNNIGVKMSLKLHFLHSHLNFFKENLGAVSDEHGERFHQVLEERFKGKSQSVMLAEYVWGLYRNLDTSEHSRQAKYRKAY; encoded by the exons ATGTTCCAGATTGAAAAACAGGAATTTGATAAAAGCGATGTAAAAGTTACATCGCCAAGAAAAAGGCACGCCGATTTggaaagttatttaaaaaaatcagttGAACTTGTATACTGTTGCAGTATTGAAGAGGTTCTAAAATATCTAAAGCTTCCACTGGACTCTTCCGCTTGGCGACTATTTATAGATAGTTCAAAACACAGCTTAAAAGCAGTTTTACTGCACAATGGAAATCAGCATCCATCAATACCGGTGGCGTATTCTACAAAAAAGGAGGAAACATACGCAAATATTTCAAGtctcttaaataaaattgaatactataaatataaatgggaAGTATGCGCAGACTTCAAAATGATTGCAATATTGACTGGAATGCAAACAGGatacacaaaatatatgtgCTTTCTTTGTAAATGGGATTCACGTGCTACCAGCAGCCAttatcatattaaatatttcgaagaaC ATAAGGTCATACTTCCACCGCTGCATATTAAGTTGGGCgtggtgaaaaattttattaaaagcttaaatACACAAGGATATGCTTTCAAACGCATTCAAACAATTTTCCCCAGATTATCTgcagcaaaattaaaagaag GAATGCTCGTTGGACCCgatataagaaaattattacaagATGAAGAATTTTATGGTCATCTGTCGGATATGCAAAAGACAGCATTTGACTTTATGCAGCTGGTTATATCAGAATTCCTTGGAAACTCAAAAGCACAAAACTatgcagaaaatattgaaagcatGCTAATCGGTTTTAACAATATTGGCGTTAAGATGTCACTAAAGCTGCATTTTCTGCACTCTcatctcaatttttttaaagaaaaccttGGAGCGGTTTCAGATGAACACGGTGAAAGGTTTCATCAGGTATTGGAAGAAAGATTCAAAGGGAAATCCCAAAGTGTAATGCTTGCTGAATACGTATGGGGCTTGTACAGAAACCTTGACACATCGGAACATTCACGTCAAGCTAAATACAGGAAAGCATATTAA
- the LOC125775523 gene encoding jerky protein homolog-like, which yields MLLPPNVTAVLQPMDQNPIRLVKLEYRAKLLWNIVAQENIPVENILKGHSIRDAILLLKLTWDELPRAVLIKAWKNIKQWDDDQYDSEDEIPLLTLIRSNRSHDDTLREVQSLLSKVGGVDVSSEDIENWNDDQNTEDDEDFEVSDNEDEEPVVEEDMQQQKVSFSEAVDCINTLIKWYENNNDANQISHLINMRTKIVRSYYTKEKKQTSLDRFFKPALTN from the coding sequence ATGCTTTTACCACCTAACGTGACAGCTGTTTTGCAGCCCATGGATCAAAATCCCATAAGACTGGTCAAGTTAGAATACCGGGCTAAACTGTTATGGAACATTGTAGCACAAGAAAACATTCCGgttgagaatattttgaaaggaCATTCAATTCGTGATGCCATCTTGCTGCTTAAATTAACATGGGATGAATTGCCAAGAGCTGTGCTTATAAAAgcttggaaaaatataaaacagtggGATGATGATCAATACGACAGCGAAGACGAAATTCCATTGCTTACATTGATTAGATCAAATAGGTCTCACGATGATACACTTCGAGAGGTACAATCGTTATTGTCCAAGGTGGGTGGTGTTGACGTCAGCAGTGAAGACATCGAAAATTGGAACGACGACCAAAATACGGAAGATGATGAAGATTTCGAAGtgtctgacaatgaagatgaAGAACCAGTTGTCGAGGAAGATATGCAACAACAGAAAGTCAGTTTTTCCGAAGCAGTTGATTGCATCAATACCTTGATAAAGTGGTATGAAAACAATAATGATGCAAATCAGATATCACATCTTATTAATATGCGTACGAAAATTGTCAGGAGCTATtacacaaaagaaaagaaacaaacaagTCTCGACCGCTTCTTTAAACCAGCCCTTAcaaattaa